A region from the Acidobacteriota bacterium genome encodes:
- the rdgB gene encoding RdgB/HAM1 family non-canonical purine NTP pyrophosphatase has translation MSTEPKPTRRWSPSSLGPRLLVATFNRGKLREMMSSLAMAPVDLESLEAVPGVTTAPEEGTTFEANARQKAVHYSRYTELPTIADDSGLLVDALGGRPGVYSARYLSAQASDAERCRKILEELDQVEDARRTARFECWIALARRGVVLEVFRGTLPGVIGRDLRGDNGFGYDPIFQVPERGCSLAELSPGEKLSISHRGRALRKLRQALFGHNLHARSIS, from the coding sequence GTGTCCACCGAGCCCAAACCGACTCGCCGCTGGTCGCCGTCTTCCCTGGGGCCCCGGTTGCTGGTGGCCACCTTCAATCGGGGCAAACTCAGGGAAATGATGTCGTCGCTGGCGATGGCGCCGGTCGATCTGGAATCTCTGGAGGCGGTTCCCGGGGTGACGACGGCTCCGGAAGAGGGAACCACCTTCGAGGCCAACGCCCGCCAGAAAGCGGTCCACTACAGCCGATATACCGAGCTCCCGACCATAGCCGACGACTCGGGGCTGCTGGTGGATGCGCTGGGTGGCCGCCCGGGGGTCTATTCCGCCCGCTACCTCAGCGCGCAGGCCAGCGACGCGGAACGTTGCCGCAAAATCCTGGAGGAATTGGACCAGGTGGAGGATGCCAGGCGGACGGCCCGATTCGAGTGCTGGATCGCGCTGGCTCGGCGAGGGGTGGTGCTGGAGGTCTTTCGAGGGACTCTGCCGGGCGTGATTGGACGCGATCTACGGGGGGACAATGGATTTGGCTACGACCCCATTTTCCAGGTTCCCGAGCGGGGCTGTTCCCTGGCGGAATTGAGTCCGGGGGAGAAGTTGAGCATCAGCCACCGTGGCCGGGCCCTGCGAAAACTGCGACAGGCGCTGTTCGGGCACAATCTCCACGCCCGCTCCATCTCTTGA
- a CDS encoding glycoside hydrolase family 127 protein: MQRREWLAQTGLTLMATRLAPAAGPLPSGGSENQTRLNPWRLQDADLRSYMLLGVRHIYRSAINRSRGCLPYVRFNLTEEPTWARHEYWGSPHMVGRFLDALAVCSPILDLPADREAVEGLQRLLHESVDHPSGLAFDTLPGPDGKRTAALHHSREVLLGLLGLRRWQGSEPSIQLARRFVRRLEEVTRATGSFPSDRYSEQGWIPSPTRKLNQTSGRLIGALVKYFRATRDSLAVDLAVRFAEANIEACFTSKGELTPDAGEHLHSSEGTMTSLIDLGLLTGEQRYLNMGRLLYDVGLRRWRTSWGWAKESRTDQPGRGEANNTGDFVEAALLLGSSGLPHYFQDAERMIRNGLLAAQVVTTDWIPQSSLADTGDYAYAKIRDRARGAFAFTLPNAYHSYNTDLMGGALQSLAEAYQASVVREESGVWVNLLFSTDTPWLRVRSQVPRSGWLRLEALQEERVRVRLPDWIPAETVRLQGTGNPEEIRPEGAILDLGPLAKGSKVTVTFDQPGRRTRERAPGFPDPFEVEWRGDTIVAMEPGPSRPIALY, encoded by the coding sequence ATGCAACGTCGAGAATGGCTTGCCCAGACCGGCTTGACCCTGATGGCCACCCGGCTCGCCCCGGCAGCCGGACCACTGCCTTCGGGCGGAAGTGAGAACCAGACCAGGCTCAACCCCTGGCGCCTCCAGGACGCCGACCTGCGTTCCTACATGCTGCTGGGGGTGCGGCACATCTACAGGAGCGCCATCAACCGCAGTCGCGGATGCCTTCCCTACGTCCGCTTCAACCTCACCGAGGAACCCACCTGGGCCCGACACGAGTACTGGGGTTCACCCCACATGGTGGGACGCTTCCTGGATGCGCTGGCCGTCTGTTCCCCGATCCTGGATCTGCCCGCCGACCGCGAAGCCGTGGAAGGGTTGCAGCGGTTGCTGCACGAGTCGGTCGACCATCCCTCCGGGTTGGCCTTTGACACCCTGCCCGGCCCGGACGGCAAGCGGACGGCTGCCTTGCACCACTCCCGCGAGGTCCTGCTGGGGTTGCTGGGTCTCCGGAGGTGGCAAGGATCCGAGCCCTCCATCCAACTGGCCCGACGATTTGTGAGGAGGCTGGAAGAGGTGACCCGGGCCACCGGTTCCTTTCCCTCGGACAGGTACTCGGAGCAGGGTTGGATCCCCTCTCCGACCCGCAAGCTCAATCAGACTTCGGGACGGTTGATCGGGGCCCTGGTGAAGTACTTTCGAGCCACCCGCGATTCCCTGGCGGTCGATCTGGCCGTGCGTTTCGCCGAGGCCAACATCGAGGCCTGCTTCACCTCCAAGGGCGAGTTGACGCCGGATGCCGGCGAGCACCTGCACTCTTCGGAGGGAACCATGACCTCGCTGATCGATCTGGGATTGCTCACGGGCGAGCAGCGATACCTGAACATGGGACGCCTGCTTTACGACGTCGGCTTGCGGCGCTGGCGGACCTCCTGGGGCTGGGCCAAGGAGAGCAGGACGGATCAGCCGGGCCGTGGGGAGGCCAACAATACCGGCGACTTCGTGGAAGCCGCCCTGCTGCTGGGCAGTAGCGGGCTCCCCCACTATTTTCAGGACGCCGAGCGAATGATTCGCAACGGCTTGCTGGCCGCCCAGGTGGTGACAACCGACTGGATTCCGCAATCCTCCCTGGCCGACACCGGGGACTACGCCTACGCTAAAATTCGGGACCGGGCCCGGGGCGCCTTCGCCTTCACGCTGCCCAACGCCTACCACTCCTACAACACCGATCTGATGGGCGGAGCGCTGCAGTCATTGGCCGAAGCCTACCAGGCCAGCGTGGTGAGGGAGGAATCGGGAGTGTGGGTGAACCTGCTGTTCAGCACCGACACCCCCTGGCTCCGGGTGCGTTCGCAGGTGCCTCGGTCCGGCTGGCTGCGATTGGAGGCGCTTCAGGAGGAGCGGGTGAGGGTTCGACTGCCGGATTGGATCCCGGCGGAAACGGTGCGGCTGCAGGGGACCGGCAATCCTGAAGAGATCCGACCGGAGGGAGCCATCCTCGACCTGGGGCCTTTGGCCAAGGGGTCCAAGGTCACAGTCACCTTCGATCAACCTGGTCGCCGGACCCGGGAGCGGGCTCCAGGATTCCCCGACCCCTTCGAAGTGGAATGGAGAGGCGATACCATCGTGGCCATGGAGCCCGGGCCTTCCCGGCCCATCGCTCTCTATTGA
- a CDS encoding sialidase family protein, translated as MRYVWLPFGIFLCALLSPTADSVARAGQVVKTDLFVAGEGGYKLYRIPGIVVTPAGTVLAYCEARKGDSGDWGTIDVMLRRSTDGGKTWLPRRRLVHVEGNQPLNPVAAAQKLDRPGENTVNNPVAIVDYQDGSLHFLYCLEYMRCFYMRSRDEGATWTEAVEITSTFDAFRSEYDWKVIATGPGHGIQLRHGPYEGRLVVPVWLSLGTGEHAHRPSVASTIFSDDHGMTWQRGEIAVPDTPDSIHPSETIVVQLGDGRVMLNTRSESKQHRRLVTVGPDGAGGWSRPRFDEALLEPICMAAIVRVRRPRGAQPGLIAFSNPHNLSRRLGGEIAGRPRDRVRMAIKLSHDEGRTWPYHRILEREFSGYSDLAALPDGTLLCFYERGSTDGKNNYRPGRLTVASFDEEWVRARP; from the coding sequence ATGAGATACGTCTGGCTGCCATTCGGAATCTTCCTCTGCGCGCTGCTGTCGCCGACTGCCGATTCGGTGGCCCGGGCCGGACAAGTGGTGAAGACCGATCTGTTTGTTGCCGGTGAAGGCGGGTACAAGCTTTACCGCATTCCCGGAATCGTAGTCACCCCCGCCGGCACCGTCCTGGCCTATTGTGAAGCCCGCAAAGGGGATTCCGGCGACTGGGGGACTATTGACGTGATGTTGCGCCGCAGCACCGATGGAGGGAAGACCTGGCTGCCCCGCCGGCGTTTGGTGCATGTGGAGGGCAACCAGCCCCTCAACCCGGTGGCGGCTGCCCAGAAACTTGACAGGCCCGGAGAAAACACCGTCAACAATCCGGTGGCCATCGTCGACTACCAGGACGGCAGCCTGCATTTTCTCTACTGCCTGGAGTATATGCGCTGCTTCTACATGCGCAGCCGGGACGAGGGAGCCACCTGGACAGAGGCTGTCGAGATCACATCCACCTTTGACGCCTTTCGGTCCGAGTATGACTGGAAAGTCATCGCCACCGGACCCGGCCACGGCATTCAACTGCGTCATGGACCCTACGAGGGACGGCTGGTGGTTCCCGTTTGGCTTTCACTGGGCACCGGAGAGCACGCCCATCGCCCCTCGGTGGCCTCGACCATTTTCAGCGACGATCATGGAATGACCTGGCAGCGGGGCGAGATCGCGGTGCCCGACACCCCCGACTCCATCCACCCCAGCGAGACCATCGTGGTGCAACTTGGCGACGGCCGGGTGATGCTGAACACGCGCAGCGAGTCGAAGCAGCATCGCCGTCTGGTGACCGTCGGTCCCGACGGGGCCGGCGGTTGGTCCAGGCCGCGGTTCGATGAGGCATTGCTGGAACCCATCTGCATGGCCGCCATCGTGCGCGTCCGCCGTCCCAGGGGAGCGCAGCCGGGGCTCATCGCATTTTCCAACCCCCACAACCTCTCCCGTCGCCTGGGCGGGGAAATCGCCGGGCGTCCTCGAGACCGGGTGAGGATGGCCATCAAGCTGAGTCACGACGAGGGCCGAACCTGGCCGTACCACCGCATTCTGGAACGGGAATTCAGCGGCTACAGCGATCTGGCGGCACTGCCCGATGGCACTCTGCTCTGTTTCTATGAACGGGGCAGCACCGATGGAAAGAACAACTACCGCCCCGGGCGTCTCACCGTTGCCAGCTTTGACGAGGAGTGGGTCCGAGCGCGGCCGTAA
- a CDS encoding TIM barrel protein, translating into MNRREFLVGGAGGVSASLLSRTKAAAASPEPADRSDHRFRLGIWLSELKLPFAQELDAARELGAEYVWFEGSRPGGDSGIPGGEPCIATMSDAEADAMGESVARRGLKLYQICAYRPFHNTRLVGLTPHNLFEDAEFRSEFDGLVRSMQIAARLGVGAVHCYGFCWPGEWSAGQGSWTKAPTWPMKWLTRGGVIAEVDLRKLVAAFTLILEQADKYGVEVVLGMRPFHYMSSTGNFRRLAEELGSDRLKVQWSPADNVLIGEWDVATAGFTNLRPYLHGLHLKDVHVHDGVEGQFEWRPLGEGSVGYAEVLANLRRHRSQAVLMVASHFRPAGGTNLDAMRINFGKIQSLIQQIEEGG; encoded by the coding sequence ATGAACAGAAGAGAGTTTCTGGTTGGCGGAGCCGGGGGCGTTTCGGCTTCCTTGCTTTCGCGGACGAAGGCAGCGGCTGCTTCGCCCGAACCGGCCGATCGAAGCGATCATCGCTTCAGGCTCGGCATATGGCTCAGCGAACTGAAGTTGCCGTTTGCCCAGGAGTTGGACGCCGCCAGGGAGCTGGGTGCGGAATACGTGTGGTTTGAAGGCTCCAGACCGGGTGGCGACTCGGGCATACCCGGGGGCGAGCCCTGCATCGCCACCATGAGTGACGCCGAGGCCGATGCCATGGGTGAAAGCGTCGCCCGGCGTGGCCTCAAGCTCTATCAGATTTGCGCCTACCGTCCCTTTCACAACACCCGACTGGTCGGGCTTACCCCGCACAATCTGTTCGAAGATGCTGAATTTCGCAGTGAATTCGATGGGCTGGTTCGATCCATGCAGATTGCCGCCCGGTTGGGGGTCGGAGCCGTGCATTGCTACGGTTTCTGCTGGCCCGGAGAATGGTCCGCGGGCCAGGGGAGCTGGACAAAGGCGCCGACCTGGCCCATGAAGTGGTTGACCCGGGGCGGCGTCATCGCCGAGGTCGACCTGCGCAAGCTGGTGGCCGCCTTCACCCTGATTCTGGAGCAGGCCGACAAGTACGGCGTGGAGGTCGTGCTGGGGATGCGGCCTTTCCATTACATGAGTTCGACCGGAAACTTTCGGCGGCTGGCGGAAGAACTCGGTTCTGACCGGTTGAAGGTCCAGTGGTCTCCGGCGGACAATGTGCTGATCGGTGAGTGGGATGTCGCCACAGCCGGTTTTACCAATCTGCGGCCCTATCTGCACGGGTTGCATTTGAAGGACGTTCACGTGCATGACGGAGTCGAGGGGCAATTCGAGTGGCGGCCTCTTGGGGAGGGGTCGGTGGGCTATGCCGAGGTGCTTGCGAATCTGCGCCGCCACCGGAGCCAGGCCGTTCTGATGGTCGCCAGCCATTTCCGTCCTGCCGGAGGCACCAACCTGGATGCGATGAGGATCAACTTCGGCAAGATTCAATCTCTCATACAACAGATCGAAGAGGGGGGCTGA
- the rpsD gene encoding 30S ribosomal protein S4, with the protein MKYTGPKVRLSRALGVALTPKGQIALEKKAQRPGQHGVRRRQMSPYGKQLLEKQRLRFQYNVHERQMRNYYKKASRSKGATGDNLMRLLESRLDAVVYRTGWARTIYAARQFVNHGHVEVQGARVDIPSYSVRPGQTVSIRDKSRKLQCFQEGAGIDSSPSYLEAAESGFEVTKVREPMRDEIPVICDVLQVVEFYSR; encoded by the coding sequence GTGAAATACACCGGTCCGAAAGTCCGTCTGTCAAGAGCGCTCGGAGTGGCGTTGACCCCCAAGGGGCAGATCGCCCTGGAGAAAAAAGCTCAGCGCCCGGGGCAACACGGGGTTCGGCGTCGTCAGATGTCGCCGTACGGTAAACAGCTGCTCGAGAAGCAGCGGCTCCGTTTTCAGTACAACGTTCACGAACGGCAAATGCGGAACTACTACAAGAAAGCCTCTCGCTCGAAAGGGGCGACCGGCGACAACCTCATGCGTCTTCTCGAATCCCGGCTCGATGCGGTGGTTTACCGCACGGGATGGGCGCGCACCATCTACGCGGCAAGGCAGTTTGTCAACCACGGACACGTGGAGGTGCAAGGCGCCCGAGTCGATATTCCGTCCTACTCGGTCAGGCCCGGTCAGACGGTGAGCATCCGGGACAAGTCGCGCAAGCTCCAGTGTTTTCAGGAGGGCGCAGGCATCGACAGCTCGCCGTCCTATCTGGAGGCCGCGGAGTCCGGATTCGAAGTAACGAAGGTTCGCGAGCCGATGCGTGACGAGATCCCAGTGATCTGCGACGTGTTGCAAGTGGTCGAGTTCTACTCCCGCTGA